In one window of Thalassococcus arenae DNA:
- the phaZ gene encoding polyhydroxyalkanoate depolymerase codes for MRYMATYDLMETVRNTNQWLGATARTVASYPAFAMLPNPALQWMAAWGDVTERTFKRMVAKPDWGIRTFTCEDGKDHLVNIETVVEKPFGDLVHFNVSGRKEQPRKILLVAPMSGHYATLLRSTVKSLLVNCEVYITDWHNARDIPVSCGKFDIEDYTLYLMDFMRTLGPDTHVIAVCQPAPLTLAATAYLAELDPDAQPRTLTLIGGPIDPDATPTDVTDFGRRVTMGQLEETMIQRVGFKYKGVGRMVYPGLLQLASFMSMNADRHSKAFTDQILRVSRGEASDHDAHNRFYDEYLAVMDMPAEFYLSTVERVFKNREIAKNEFVVAGHKVDIGAITKVAVKTVEGDKDDISAPGQCVAALDLCTGLPASKKASHVEPGAGHYGIFAGKSWRNNIRPLVLDFIDANSGKRSPKAANVNVA; via the coding sequence ATGCGTTATATGGCGACATACGATCTTATGGAAACGGTGCGCAACACCAACCAGTGGTTGGGCGCAACGGCGCGCACGGTCGCGTCCTATCCGGCTTTCGCGATGTTGCCCAACCCGGCGCTGCAATGGATGGCGGCCTGGGGCGACGTGACCGAGCGCACTTTCAAGCGCATGGTGGCCAAGCCCGACTGGGGCATCCGCACCTTTACCTGCGAGGATGGCAAGGACCATCTCGTCAATATCGAGACGGTGGTCGAAAAGCCGTTCGGCGATCTGGTGCATTTCAACGTCTCCGGCCGCAAGGAGCAGCCCCGCAAGATCCTGCTGGTGGCGCCCATGTCGGGCCATTATGCCACGCTTTTGCGGTCGACTGTCAAAAGTCTGCTGGTGAATTGCGAAGTCTACATCACCGACTGGCACAATGCCCGCGACATTCCGGTCAGCTGCGGCAAGTTCGATATCGAGGACTATACCCTCTACCTGATGGATTTCATGCGCACGCTGGGGCCCGACACCCACGTCATCGCGGTCTGCCAGCCGGCGCCGCTGACGCTGGCCGCCACCGCATACCTGGCCGAACTGGACCCGGACGCGCAGCCGCGCACGCTGACCCTGATCGGCGGCCCGATCGACCCGGACGCGACGCCCACCGACGTGACCGATTTCGGCCGGCGCGTCACGATGGGCCAGTTGGAAGAAACGATGATCCAGCGCGTCGGCTTCAAATACAAGGGTGTGGGCCGGATGGTCTATCCGGGCCTGCTGCAACTGGCCAGCTTCATGTCGATGAATGCCGACCGCCATTCCAAGGCCTTCACCGACCAGATCCTGCGCGTGTCGCGTGGCGAGGCCAGCGACCACGATGCGCACAACCGGTTCTACGACGAATATCTTGCGGTGATGGACATGCCGGCGGAATTCTACCTGTCGACGGTCGAGCGCGTCTTCAAGAACCGCGAAATCGCCAAGAACGAATTCGTTGTCGCCGGCCACAAGGTGGATATCGGCGCGATCACCAAGGTCGCCGTCAAGACCGTCGAAGGCGACAAGGACGACATTTCGGCGCCCGGCCAGTGCGTTGCGGCGCTGGATCTGTGCACCGGGCTGCCGGCCTCGAAGAAGGCCAGCCATGTCGAACCCGGCGCCGGGCATTACGGCATCTTCGCCGGCAAGAGCTGGCGCAACAATATCCGGCCGCTGGTGCTGGATTTCATCGACGCCAATTCCGGCAAGCGGAGCCCGAAAGCCGCGAACGTC